Proteins encoded in a region of the Streptomyces violaceoruber genome:
- a CDS encoding alpha/beta hydrolase: MAEAREHTLTGTRGRIAVREWPAVRPRYVALLVHGYGEHTGRYEEVAGVLTGHGAAVYAPDHTGHGRSDGERVVVEDFEDVVTDVHAVADLARAGHPGLPVVMVGHSMGGLIASRYAQRHPGELTALVLSGPVIGDWELPRRLLALEEIPDTPISPASLSRDPAVGAAYAADPLVWHGPMKRPTLRAFVRTLETVAEGGDVGPLPLLWVHGDDDRLVPLPGSRVGVEPLSGGDLTVRIYPGARHEVFNETNRAEVFADVTRFLDGVLAR; this comes from the coding sequence ATGGCCGAGGCCCGCGAGCACACGCTGACCGGAACCCGGGGGCGGATCGCCGTCCGCGAGTGGCCCGCCGTGCGCCCCCGCTACGTGGCGCTGCTGGTCCACGGATACGGCGAGCACACCGGGCGCTACGAGGAGGTGGCCGGCGTCCTGACCGGCCACGGCGCGGCCGTCTACGCGCCGGACCACACCGGGCACGGACGCTCGGACGGCGAGCGGGTGGTCGTCGAGGACTTCGAGGACGTGGTCACCGACGTACACGCCGTGGCGGACCTCGCCCGCGCCGGCCACCCCGGCCTGCCGGTCGTCATGGTCGGCCACTCCATGGGCGGCCTGATCGCCTCCCGCTACGCCCAGCGCCACCCGGGCGAGCTGACGGCGCTGGTGCTGTCGGGACCCGTCATCGGCGACTGGGAGCTGCCGCGCCGGCTGCTCGCCCTGGAGGAAATCCCCGACACCCCGATCAGCCCGGCCTCGCTCTCCCGCGACCCGGCGGTGGGAGCGGCCTACGCGGCCGATCCGCTGGTCTGGCACGGGCCGATGAAGCGGCCGACGCTCCGGGCGTTCGTGCGGACGCTGGAGACCGTGGCCGAGGGCGGCGACGTCGGCCCGCTGCCGCTGCTGTGGGTGCACGGGGACGACGACCGGCTGGTGCCGCTGCCCGGCAGCCGCGTCGGCGTGGAACCGCTGAGCGGCGGCGACCTGACCGTGCGGATCTACCCGGGCGCCCGGCACGAGGTCTTCAACGAGACGAACCGGGCGGAGGTCTTCGCGGACGTCACGCGCTTCCTGGACGGCGTGCTCGCCCGCTGA
- a CDS encoding WhiB family transcriptional regulator, protein MEWLRRAACVDEDPDLFFPVGTAGPALRDTAAAKRVCARCPVTPECLAFALESGQTSGVWGGTDEAERVALLRLTTQYARTHDEMRDTSWPTPSNSTRCGRTSTAW, encoded by the coding sequence ATGGAGTGGTTGCGCCGCGCCGCCTGCGTGGATGAGGACCCCGATCTGTTCTTCCCGGTGGGCACCGCCGGACCCGCCCTGCGGGACACGGCGGCCGCCAAACGCGTCTGCGCCAGATGCCCGGTGACCCCCGAGTGCCTGGCCTTCGCCCTGGAATCGGGGCAGACGTCGGGCGTGTGGGGCGGCACCGACGAGGCGGAGCGCGTCGCGCTGCTCCGGCTGACCACGCAGTACGCACGTACGCACGACGAAATGAGGGACACCTCATGGCCGACGCCCTCGAACTCGACGCGCTGTGGGAGGACTTCCACCGCGTGGTGA
- a CDS encoding DUF3140 domain-containing protein, whose amino-acid sequence MADALELDALWEDFHRVVNMTSAELADWLRVRDSGELTEPLPDDAGPPLGQHVLAILQKRRTDLTGDDLRAMRKVVDTVTSQTDLENEPAAEDTRLRHRLMTVGHDPLKP is encoded by the coding sequence ATGGCCGACGCCCTCGAACTCGACGCGCTGTGGGAGGACTTCCACCGCGTGGTGAACATGACCTCCGCGGAACTCGCGGACTGGCTCCGGGTGCGCGACTCCGGCGAGCTGACCGAGCCGCTGCCGGACGACGCCGGGCCGCCGCTGGGACAGCACGTCCTCGCGATCCTGCAGAAGCGGCGCACCGACCTGACCGGGGACGACCTGCGCGCCATGCGCAAGGTCGTGGACACCGTGACCTCGCAGACCGACCTGGAGAACGAGCCCGCGGCCGAGGACACCCGCCTGCGGCACCGGCTCATGACGGTCGGTCACGACCCGCTGAAGCCGTAG